In Desulfocurvus vexinensis DSM 17965, a single window of DNA contains:
- a CDS encoding Fur family transcriptional regulator has translation MKDPIDVFRQFLAGKNQKLTPQRQVVLRIFMDHHDHMTPEELHQLARDMDPGLGLATVYRTLRLLEEAGLARELRLGDGVARYEYDYGRAHHDHIICTACDRNIEVLDPRIEALQEALARRHGFELTGHKMLLYGLCEACRASVQKDRQGDG, from the coding sequence ATGAAAGACCCCATCGACGTCTTCCGGCAGTTTCTGGCTGGCAAGAACCAGAAGCTCACCCCCCAGCGCCAGGTGGTGCTGCGGATCTTCATGGACCACCACGACCACATGACCCCCGAGGAGCTGCACCAGCTCGCCCGGGACATGGACCCCGGCCTGGGCCTGGCCACGGTCTACCGGACCCTCAGGCTGCTGGAGGAGGCCGGGCTGGCCCGCGAGCTGCGCCTGGGCGACGGCGTGGCGCGCTACGAGTACGACTATGGCCGCGCCCATCACGACCACATCATCTGCACCGCGTGCGACCGCAACATCGAAGTCCTCGACCCGCGGATCGAGGCCCTGCAGGAAGCCCTGGCCCGGCGCCACGGCTTCGAGCTGACCGGGCACAAGATGCTGCTCTACGGCCTGTGCGAGGCCTGCCGGGCCAGCGTGCAAAAAGACCGCCAGGGCGACGGCTAG